From one Sus scrofa isolate TJ Tabasco breed Duroc chromosome 9, Sscrofa11.1, whole genome shotgun sequence genomic stretch:
- the LOC100512977 gene encoding exophilin-5 isoform X5 encodes MSVRGTTLQAKINNSSLENQPVDSAFVPKPASMREGSGVPPWDASRLEDEFFQVLDDLDSKLAQEQSSSSVNIRAPLNYGSRTQFSPFYSSENRHGTLTGRHRNCYNETSNMSIYDVLRPRTPQEGFKTFSPRTRTIYDMYRTREPRVLKEDYMQRNAFGSTSLCFDSRQQSASPAAGYFTARSLHFPTSPQNKSGFIPPSHQQSPKRTPLSSIVWNRSDSSRDWQNQEEFPRAPSPMEIDPADQSLYPRCFQDNRKYEFYQAQSIYQTVGFSARIDNAMSPDPFENSENMPFYHEDNPFTRSFFSNTFGRSREQRLGQSPFWGQQEEYSSWSDFRQRRKPFTSSDRDFETISIEANNAFAGHDHNIPSQHWASFSPSYRTNISRNQEEPPPWQCESQTSTLESMERSQVNRNQSVHFNTPDVCSRTDSSYHITSGGLECQQDSSIEAHINKEAYPLGIAQTPASSFKTTFPQIPDDRGNPQSPSFQNPTVTLHTSKPASLPIRSSTEVAVTNSDSVGPPPHTESQPNSFVTEVNNEKNLNESILEKDKQLNKMDQTNMTDEIPQLVSQTIMSKLLPDFQNPLSQDSAKSSRLVFNASTTVSSKKLPGVISKRDLSKIHKVDELKKDKSYTGNRKLGSAFTQESRTIAPSPSPSQACPQELMVSNDDISSIIKNNRWSSEHTDNQNTQSPEKPAALDTKKERCTTTYSTNHSKLAAHSNMPHDSLDLPSGTLPDSSPSNAPCLDTLLTPSTTVFSWKCPSGKDPFLGEREEKDIDSKSQNSQFSLSLSENKKSNDKCVPVYNEVVEVVKCHSHLPSRDGKGKGKIRRRTSCIEKLSKTESRSSSTSDSSHLTEGTQSNSKAPEPHTIYCTLPRKSAAFPISNRKSESKIMASSSRNEPFPFQINNDVEDPVGKYTSNKFSPNSYESESKCSEVASDSVSIALEATEGMRNTTNTGPASARKGPLPVKRAVSCPLGVPYASPGRDEREEVLLSDTDASTRTLSPWERLINPLGHDSSVPDCALSQRQHQKEYFQENTEKNGQIAASRTGIFSHPNERPLPISSDMSGKESRKTLHKFKTTSMFSVSGDEDNVKCLEVVSIYYTLPRKHSKKFSDLLQKYTQNIDLLTESTKVGTETSNVLEKDKLNYSTEEQSGAPSSEDLKTLVSSAQENHHCLSHTTENMTVLQLPSLGPSEPSLQEMASIEANISLHKEESKAREIPPHSVAKTPLCDSQSRKEKGKKLQSETLHTASMLQGKKVTKEKSSNCQQSIKSGHSGLSNLPAHSEENVENSQIIRSSGGCTDSGTAITAIQSPQKDTTGIAIDESSDGLQPRAVRGEINTDFSPETDKPLSDSESQVFALTPALHKLQLDQETYSGEQDLDSSLQSEPRELPSRSQEVNVAESKAKDEMQKLVWDQPALPGGSNKNKTSLDNLEKGKNKPSVKHRLAAMSKASRKFPSKDLSPRRHVATIFPQHGDSSGFSTLSLGTPECKPLSPEPALKSTESAGESRLSNDEMNVEKSENPLQVTAASNRESSTHLSTQKSNRISQPHQNEFQNISRSQAMYDNSKEVSVPQILERKSGTLVQPTMISLREADFPDQRRRLDPPFQLEPEEKSAVSIPLTSCQQQQRSAASLEWKPEPHSYRSKSLKSINVHGDLLRKSHPAKVRERHFSENTSIDDALSRLTLGNELSNNSEYNRRFKSFSELTSCDENESWALYRDRTKMGRRSATSISRPMDYGIFGKEQQLAFLENVKRSLTQGRLWKPSFLKNPGFLKDDIISPPNPTESSSSNPPSDQMPGDGFSLSAPLNIYVEDPVDSDCDTDTTTDDEYYLDENDKESEL; translated from the exons ATGTCTGTGAGGGGAACCACTTTG caggcaaaaataaacaattcttcTCTGGAAAATCAACCCGTTGACAGTGCATTTGTCCCCAAGCCAGCCAGTATGAGGGAAGGAAGCGGTGTGCCTCCGTGGGATGCTTCAAGGCTAGAGGATGAGTTTTTCCAAG TTTTAGATGATTTGGATAGCAAACTGGCTCAGGAACAATCTTCAAGCTCAGTGAACATCAGAGCACCTCTCAACTATGGATCAAGGACACAGTTCAGTCCTTTTTACTCCAGTGAGAACAGACACGGCACTCTCACAGGAAGGCACAGAAACTGCTATAATGAAACTTCGAATATGTCTATCTATGATGTCTTAAGACCAAGAACCCCTCAGGAAGGTTTTAAAACCTTTTCTCCTCGAACAAGGACAATTTATGATATGTACAGGACAAGGGAGCCCAGAGTCTTAAAAGAAGATTACATGCAAAGGAATGCTTTTGGTAGTACTTCTCTGTGTTTCGACAGCAGGCAGCAATCAGCCTCACCAGCTGCAGGGTATTTCACAGCAAGAAGCTTACATTTTCCAACCTCACCTCAGAACAAGAGTGGGTTTATACCACCAAGTCATCAACAGAGCCCAAAGAGAACTCCTTTATCATCTATTGTGTGGAACAGATCAGATTCTTCTAGAGACTGGCAGAACCAGGAGGAATTCCCAAGGGCACCATCACCAATGGAAATTGACCCTGCTGACCAGTCTTTGTACCCCAGGTGTTTTCAGGATAATAGGAAATATGAATTTTACCAAGCACAGAGTATTTATCAGACTGTTGGTTTCAGTGCCCGGATAGATAATGCAATGAGTCCTGACCCATTTGAGAACTCGGAGAATATGCCATTCTACCATGAAGATAACCCATTTACTAGATCTTTCTTTAGCAATACCTTTGGACGAAGCAGGGAGCAGAGACTTGGACAAAGTCCTTTTTGGGGCCAACAGGAAGAGTATTCTTCCTGGTCTGACTTTCGTCAAAGAAGGAAACCATTCACTTCATCTGACAGAGACTTTGAAACAATCTCCATTGAAGCAAATAATGCATTTGCTGGTCATGACCATAATATTCCTTCTCAGCACTGGGCATCATTTTCTCCTAGTTACAGAACAAATATCTCCAGAAACCAAGAGGAGCCACCTCCCTGGCAGTGTGAATCGCAGACATCCACACTGGAGAGCATGGAGAGGTCACAAGTGAATAGGAACCAGTCTGTACATTTCAACACACCAGATGTTTGCTCCAGGACTGATTCAAGCTATCACATCACATCTGGTGGGTTAGAATGTCAACAGGACAGTTCTATAGAAGCACATATAAACAAAGAAGCTTACCCACTTGGAATTGCTCAGACTCCAGCATCCTCATTCAAAACTACCTTCCCACAGATTCCTGATGACAGAGGGAATCCTCAGAGTCCCAGCTTTCAGAATCCCACTGTCACTTTGCATACAAGTAAGCCTGCCTCTCTTCCAATAAGAAGCTCCACAGAAGTCGCTGTAACCAACAGTGACTCAGTTGGACCTCCACCTCATACTGAAAGCCAGCCCAATAGCTTTGTCACAGAAGTGAATAATGAGAAAAACTTGAATGAATCTATTttggaaaaagacaaacaactgaACAAGATGGACCAGACAAACATGACAGATGAAATACCCCAACTTGTTTCACAGACAATAATGTCTAAACTTTTACCTGATTTTCAAAATCCCCTCTCCCAGGACTCAGCCAAGAGTAGCAGACTTGTTTTTAATGCATCTACCACAGTAAGCTCAAAAAAGCTTCCTGGAGTCATTTCCAAGAGAGAtctctccaaaattcataaagtcgatgaattaaaaaaagataagagttATACTGGAAACAGAAAACTTGGCTCAGCATTCACTCAGGAAAGCAGAACAATAGCACCTTCTCCCAGCCCAAGTCAGGCTTGTCCCCAGGAGTTAATGGTAAGTAATGATGATATTTCAAGCATTATTAAAAACAACCGCTGGAGTTCTGAACATACTGATAATCAAAACACACAGTCTCCAGAAAAGCCTGCTGCTTTAGATACCAAGAAAGAACGATGTACCACAACTTATTCTACCAACCATAGCAAGTTAGCTGCTCACAGCAATATGCCACATGATTCTTTAGATCTGCCATCAGGTACACTCCCAGACTCCTCACCATCAAATGCTCCTTGCCTTGATACTCTGCTGACTCCTTCTACTACAGTGTTCTCCTGGAAATGTCCTTCAGGCAAAGATCCATTtctgggagaaagagaagaaaaggatattGATAGCAAGAGCCAAAATAGTCAGTTTTCGCTAAGcctctcagaaaacaaaaagagtaatGATAAGTGTGTGCCTGTATATAATGAAGTGGTGGAAGTTGTCAAATGCCATTCACACCTGCCTTCCAGGgatggaaagggaaaaggaaaaataagacgACGTACATCCTGTATTGAAAAGTTAAGCAAAACGGAAAGTCGATCATCATCTACAAGTGACAGCAGTCACCTCACTGAAGGGACTCAAAGCAATTCCAAGGCTCCTGAGCCTCACACAATTTACTGCACTTTACCAAGAAAGTCAGCCGCTTTTCCCATCAGTAACAGGAAGTCTGAAAGCAAGATAATGGCTTCTTCGTCTAGGAATGAGCCATTTCCATTCCAAATCAACAATGATGTGGAAGATCCAGTAGGAAAGTACACATCAAACAAATTCAGCCCTAATTCTTATGAGTCAGAAAGCAAATGTTCCGAAGTGGCTTCAGACTCAGTCTCGATAGCACTTGAAGCCACAGAGGGGATGAGAAATACGACAAACACTGGACCTGCTTCCGCTAGAAAAGGACCACTTCCAGTCAAGAGGGCTGTGTCATGTCCTTTAGGGGTACCATATGCCTCACCTGGAAGAGATGAAAGGGAAGAAGTCTTGCTCTCAGACACTGATGCTTCCACCAGAACACTAAGTCCTTGGGAGAGACTCATCAACCCTCTGGGACATGACTCATCTGTTCCGGATTGTGCTTTAAGCCAAAGACAGCACCAAAAGGAATACTTTcaagaaaacactgaaaagaatGGTCAAATTGCTGCCTCTAGGACAGGTATATTTTCCCATCCAAATGAACGCCCTTTACCTATTTCTTCAGATATGTCTggaaaagaaagtaggaaaacaTTACACAAATTTAAGACTACAagtatgttttctgtttctggtGATGAAGATAATGTGAAATGTCTTGAGGTGGTTTCAATATATTATACTCTACCAAGGAAACACAGCAAGAAATTCAGTGACCTTCTTCAAAAGTATACACAAAATATCGATTTACTTACAGAGTCAACTAAAGTGGGGACTGAAACAtctaatgttttagaaaaagacaaactaaattATTCTACAGAAGAGCAGTCAGGAGCACCTTCATCTGAAGATCTAAAGACGCTGGTCAGCTCTGCTCAGGAGAACCATCACTGTCTTTCTCACACCACTGAAAATATGACTGTTTTACAGTTACCAAGTTTGGGCCCCTCAGAACCTTCACTACAGGAAATGGCTTCTATTGAGGCCAATATTTCTCTCCATAAAGAAGAATCTAAAGCTAGAGAGATTCCCCCACACAGTGTAGCTAAAACGCCTCTCTGTGATTCAcagagcaggaaagagaaagggaaaaaattgcaaaGTGAAACCCTGCATACTGCATCAATgcttcaggggaaaaaagttaCAAAAGAGAAATCCTCAAATTGTCAGCAGTCCATTAAATCAGGTCACAGTGGTTTGTCTAACCTCCCAGCCCACTCAGAAGAGAATGTTGAAAATTCCCAAATCATCAGAAGTTCTGGAGGATGTACAGATAGTGGTACAGCCATCACAGCTATCCAAAGTCCTCAGAAAGATACCACAGGCATCGCTATAGATGAGAGCTCCGATGGATTGCAGCCTAGGGCGGTCAGAGGGGAAATTAACACAGATTTCTCCCCAGAAACTGATAAACCACTTTCTGACTCAGAAAGTCAAGTCTTTGCTCTTACTCCAGCTTTGCATAAACTACAGCTTGACCAAGAGACTTATTCAGGAGAACAAGATTTAGACAGTAGTTTGCAGTCTGAACCCAGAGAACTACCTTCAAGAAGTCAGGAGGTAAATGTGGCAGAGAGCAAGGCTAAAGATGAAATGCAGAAGTTGGTGTGGGATCAACCTgcacttcctggaggaagtaataaaaataaaaccagcttGGATAAcctagaaaaggggaaaaacaaaccTTCAGTTAAACACAGATTGGCAGCCatgtctaaagcaagcagaaaatTTCCATCTAAAGATTTAAGCCCCAGAAGACATGTAGCTACTATCTTTCCCCAACATGGGGACAGTTCTGGCTTCAGCACTTTATCTCTTGGCACACCAGAGTGCAAACCACTGTCCCCTGAGCCTGCTTTAAAGTCCACAGAATCCGCAGGTGAAAGCAGGCTGAGTAATGATGAAATGAATGTGGAGAAATCTGAGAACCCTCTCCAGGTTACTGCAGCATCCAACAGAGAATCTTCTACACACTTAAGCACTCAGAAGTCTAACAGGATTTCACAGCCACATCAGAATGAGTTTCAAAATATCTCCAGATCACAAGCGATGTATGACAATTCTAAAGAAGTATCAGTACCTCAGATTTTGGAAAGGAAGTCAGGAACCTTGGTCCAGCCCACAATGATCAGCCTCAGGGAAGCAGACTTCCCTGACCAGCGGAGGAGGCTAGACCCTCCTTTTCAGTTGGAGCCTGAAGAGAAATCTGCAGTAAGCATCCCACTGACCAGTTGTCAGCAACAACAAAGAAGTGCTGCATCTCTGGAGTGGAAACCTGAGCCACACTCCTATCGTTCAAAGAGTTTAAAAAGCATCAATGTGCACGGTGATCTGTTACGCAAAAGTCATCCTGCAAAAGTCAGGGAGCGCCATTTTTCTGAAAACACTTCTATTGACGATGCCCTGAGTCGACTGACCCTTGGAAATGAATTGTCTAACAACAGTGAGTACAATCGAAGATTCAAATCCTTTTCTGAACTCACCTCCTGTGATGAAAATGAAAGTTGGGCTTTGTACAGAGACAGGACAAAAATGGGTCGCAGGTCGGCAACATCTATATCAAGACCTATGGACTATGGGATTTTTGGGAAAGAACAGCAGCTGGCTTTCTTGGAAAATGTAAAGAGGTCACTCACACAGGGGAGATTATGGAAACCAAGTTTTCTTAAAAACCCTGGCTTCCTGAAAGATGATATAATTAGCCCCCCTAACCCAACAGAGTCATCGAGTTCAAATCCTCCTAGTGATCAGATGCCAGGAGATGGCTTCTCTCTAAGTGCGCCACTAAATATCTATGTAGAGGATCCAGTAGACTCAGACTGTGACACAGACACAACCACAGATGACGAATATTACCTGGATGAAAATGACAAAGAGTCAGAGCTGTGA
- the LOC100512977 gene encoding exophilin-5 isoform X4 gives MLVSTSHLQGNTLQIASEIYLLKISRYCGKCAVDFPKVRHFFKEVISNSFHRWDGHTPPMSVRGTTLQAKINNSSLENQPVDSAFVPKPASMREGSGVPPWDASRLEDEFFQVLDDLDSKLAQEQSSSSVNIRAPLNYGSRTQFSPFYSSENRHGTLTGRHRNCYNETSNMSIYDVLRPRTPQEGFKTFSPRTRTIYDMYRTREPRVLKEDYMQRNAFGSTSLCFDSRQQSASPAAGYFTARSLHFPTSPQNKSGFIPPSHQQSPKRTPLSSIVWNRSDSSRDWQNQEEFPRAPSPMEIDPADQSLYPRCFQDNRKYEFYQAQSIYQTVGFSARIDNAMSPDPFENSENMPFYHEDNPFTRSFFSNTFGRSREQRLGQSPFWGQQEEYSSWSDFRQRRKPFTSSDRDFETISIEANNAFAGHDHNIPSQHWASFSPSYRTNISRNQEEPPPWQCESQTSTLESMERSQVNRNQSVHFNTPDVCSRTDSSYHITSGGLECQQDSSIEAHINKEAYPLGIAQTPASSFKTTFPQIPDDRGNPQSPSFQNPTVTLHTSKPASLPIRSSTEVAVTNSDSVGPPPHTESQPNSFVTEVNNEKNLNESILEKDKQLNKMDQTNMTDEIPQLVSQTIMSKLLPDFQNPLSQDSAKSSRLVFNASTTVSSKKLPGVISKRDLSKIHKVDELKKDKSYTGNRKLGSAFTQESRTIAPSPSPSQACPQELMVSNDDISSIIKNNRWSSEHTDNQNTQSPEKPAALDTKKERCTTTYSTNHSKLAAHSNMPHDSLDLPSGTLPDSSPSNAPCLDTLLTPSTTVFSWKCPSGKDPFLGEREEKDIDSKSQNSQFSLSLSENKKSNDKCVPVYNEVVEVVKCHSHLPSRDGKGKGKIRRRTSCIEKLSKTESRSSSTSDSSHLTEGTQSNSKAPEPHTIYCTLPRKSAAFPISNRKSESKIMASSSRNEPFPFQINNDVEDPVGKYTSNKFSPNSYESESKCSEVASDSVSIALEATEGMRNTTNTGPASARKGPLPVKRAVSCPLGVPYASPGRDEREEVLLSDTDASTRTLSPWERLINPLGHDSSVPDCALSQRQHQKEYFQENTEKNGQIAASRTGIFSHPNERPLPISSDMSGKESRKTLHKFKTTSMFSVSGDEDNVKCLEVVSIYYTLPRKHSKKFSDLLQKYTQNIDLLTESTKVGTETSNVLEKDKLNYSTEEQSGAPSSEDLKTLVSSAQENHHCLSHTTENMTVLQLPSLGPSEPSLQEMASIEANISLHKEESKAREIPPHSVAKTPLCDSQSRKEKGKKLQSETLHTASMLQGKKVTKEKSSNCQQSIKSGHSGLSNLPAHSEENVENSQIIRSSGGCTDSGTAITAIQSPQKDTTGIAIDESSDGLQPRAVRGEINTDFSPETDKPLSDSESQVFALTPALHKLQLDQETYSGEQDLDSSLQSEPRELPSRSQEVNVAESKAKDEMQKLVWDQPALPGGSNKNKTSLDNLEKGKNKPSVKHRLAAMSKASRKFPSKDLSPRRHVATIFPQHGDSSGFSTLSLGTPECKPLSPEPALKSTESAGESRLSNDEMNVEKSENPLQVTAASNRESSTHLSTQKSNRISQPHQNEFQNISRSQAMYDNSKEVSVPQILERKSGTLVQPTMISLREADFPDQRRRLDPPFQLEPEEKSAVSIPLTSCQQQQRSAASLEWKPEPHSYRSKSLKSINVHGDLLRKSHPAKVRERHFSENTSIDDALSRLTLGNELSNNSEYNRRFKSFSELTSCDENESWALYRDRTKMGRRSATSISRPMDYGIFGKEQQLAFLENVKRSLTQGRLWKPSFLKNPGFLKDDIISPPNPTESSSSNPPSDQMPGDGFSLSAPLNIYVEDPVDSDCDTDTTTDDEYYLDENDKESEL, from the exons ATGCTTGTTTCTACCAGTCACTTACAAGGAAATACTCTTCAAATAG CATCAGAAATATATCTTCTCAAGATATCGAGATACTGTGGCAAATGTGCTGTCGACTTTCCAAAAGTTaggcatttcttcaaagaagttatttcaaattcttttcacaGATGGGACGGCCACACACCTCCTATGTCTGTGAGGGGAACCACTTTG caggcaaaaataaacaattcttcTCTGGAAAATCAACCCGTTGACAGTGCATTTGTCCCCAAGCCAGCCAGTATGAGGGAAGGAAGCGGTGTGCCTCCGTGGGATGCTTCAAGGCTAGAGGATGAGTTTTTCCAAG TTTTAGATGATTTGGATAGCAAACTGGCTCAGGAACAATCTTCAAGCTCAGTGAACATCAGAGCACCTCTCAACTATGGATCAAGGACACAGTTCAGTCCTTTTTACTCCAGTGAGAACAGACACGGCACTCTCACAGGAAGGCACAGAAACTGCTATAATGAAACTTCGAATATGTCTATCTATGATGTCTTAAGACCAAGAACCCCTCAGGAAGGTTTTAAAACCTTTTCTCCTCGAACAAGGACAATTTATGATATGTACAGGACAAGGGAGCCCAGAGTCTTAAAAGAAGATTACATGCAAAGGAATGCTTTTGGTAGTACTTCTCTGTGTTTCGACAGCAGGCAGCAATCAGCCTCACCAGCTGCAGGGTATTTCACAGCAAGAAGCTTACATTTTCCAACCTCACCTCAGAACAAGAGTGGGTTTATACCACCAAGTCATCAACAGAGCCCAAAGAGAACTCCTTTATCATCTATTGTGTGGAACAGATCAGATTCTTCTAGAGACTGGCAGAACCAGGAGGAATTCCCAAGGGCACCATCACCAATGGAAATTGACCCTGCTGACCAGTCTTTGTACCCCAGGTGTTTTCAGGATAATAGGAAATATGAATTTTACCAAGCACAGAGTATTTATCAGACTGTTGGTTTCAGTGCCCGGATAGATAATGCAATGAGTCCTGACCCATTTGAGAACTCGGAGAATATGCCATTCTACCATGAAGATAACCCATTTACTAGATCTTTCTTTAGCAATACCTTTGGACGAAGCAGGGAGCAGAGACTTGGACAAAGTCCTTTTTGGGGCCAACAGGAAGAGTATTCTTCCTGGTCTGACTTTCGTCAAAGAAGGAAACCATTCACTTCATCTGACAGAGACTTTGAAACAATCTCCATTGAAGCAAATAATGCATTTGCTGGTCATGACCATAATATTCCTTCTCAGCACTGGGCATCATTTTCTCCTAGTTACAGAACAAATATCTCCAGAAACCAAGAGGAGCCACCTCCCTGGCAGTGTGAATCGCAGACATCCACACTGGAGAGCATGGAGAGGTCACAAGTGAATAGGAACCAGTCTGTACATTTCAACACACCAGATGTTTGCTCCAGGACTGATTCAAGCTATCACATCACATCTGGTGGGTTAGAATGTCAACAGGACAGTTCTATAGAAGCACATATAAACAAAGAAGCTTACCCACTTGGAATTGCTCAGACTCCAGCATCCTCATTCAAAACTACCTTCCCACAGATTCCTGATGACAGAGGGAATCCTCAGAGTCCCAGCTTTCAGAATCCCACTGTCACTTTGCATACAAGTAAGCCTGCCTCTCTTCCAATAAGAAGCTCCACAGAAGTCGCTGTAACCAACAGTGACTCAGTTGGACCTCCACCTCATACTGAAAGCCAGCCCAATAGCTTTGTCACAGAAGTGAATAATGAGAAAAACTTGAATGAATCTATTttggaaaaagacaaacaactgaACAAGATGGACCAGACAAACATGACAGATGAAATACCCCAACTTGTTTCACAGACAATAATGTCTAAACTTTTACCTGATTTTCAAAATCCCCTCTCCCAGGACTCAGCCAAGAGTAGCAGACTTGTTTTTAATGCATCTACCACAGTAAGCTCAAAAAAGCTTCCTGGAGTCATTTCCAAGAGAGAtctctccaaaattcataaagtcgatgaattaaaaaaagataagagttATACTGGAAACAGAAAACTTGGCTCAGCATTCACTCAGGAAAGCAGAACAATAGCACCTTCTCCCAGCCCAAGTCAGGCTTGTCCCCAGGAGTTAATGGTAAGTAATGATGATATTTCAAGCATTATTAAAAACAACCGCTGGAGTTCTGAACATACTGATAATCAAAACACACAGTCTCCAGAAAAGCCTGCTGCTTTAGATACCAAGAAAGAACGATGTACCACAACTTATTCTACCAACCATAGCAAGTTAGCTGCTCACAGCAATATGCCACATGATTCTTTAGATCTGCCATCAGGTACACTCCCAGACTCCTCACCATCAAATGCTCCTTGCCTTGATACTCTGCTGACTCCTTCTACTACAGTGTTCTCCTGGAAATGTCCTTCAGGCAAAGATCCATTtctgggagaaagagaagaaaaggatattGATAGCAAGAGCCAAAATAGTCAGTTTTCGCTAAGcctctcagaaaacaaaaagagtaatGATAAGTGTGTGCCTGTATATAATGAAGTGGTGGAAGTTGTCAAATGCCATTCACACCTGCCTTCCAGGgatggaaagggaaaaggaaaaataagacgACGTACATCCTGTATTGAAAAGTTAAGCAAAACGGAAAGTCGATCATCATCTACAAGTGACAGCAGTCACCTCACTGAAGGGACTCAAAGCAATTCCAAGGCTCCTGAGCCTCACACAATTTACTGCACTTTACCAAGAAAGTCAGCCGCTTTTCCCATCAGTAACAGGAAGTCTGAAAGCAAGATAATGGCTTCTTCGTCTAGGAATGAGCCATTTCCATTCCAAATCAACAATGATGTGGAAGATCCAGTAGGAAAGTACACATCAAACAAATTCAGCCCTAATTCTTATGAGTCAGAAAGCAAATGTTCCGAAGTGGCTTCAGACTCAGTCTCGATAGCACTTGAAGCCACAGAGGGGATGAGAAATACGACAAACACTGGACCTGCTTCCGCTAGAAAAGGACCACTTCCAGTCAAGAGGGCTGTGTCATGTCCTTTAGGGGTACCATATGCCTCACCTGGAAGAGATGAAAGGGAAGAAGTCTTGCTCTCAGACACTGATGCTTCCACCAGAACACTAAGTCCTTGGGAGAGACTCATCAACCCTCTGGGACATGACTCATCTGTTCCGGATTGTGCTTTAAGCCAAAGACAGCACCAAAAGGAATACTTTcaagaaaacactgaaaagaatGGTCAAATTGCTGCCTCTAGGACAGGTATATTTTCCCATCCAAATGAACGCCCTTTACCTATTTCTTCAGATATGTCTggaaaagaaagtaggaaaacaTTACACAAATTTAAGACTACAagtatgttttctgtttctggtGATGAAGATAATGTGAAATGTCTTGAGGTGGTTTCAATATATTATACTCTACCAAGGAAACACAGCAAGAAATTCAGTGACCTTCTTCAAAAGTATACACAAAATATCGATTTACTTACAGAGTCAACTAAAGTGGGGACTGAAACAtctaatgttttagaaaaagacaaactaaattATTCTACAGAAGAGCAGTCAGGAGCACCTTCATCTGAAGATCTAAAGACGCTGGTCAGCTCTGCTCAGGAGAACCATCACTGTCTTTCTCACACCACTGAAAATATGACTGTTTTACAGTTACCAAGTTTGGGCCCCTCAGAACCTTCACTACAGGAAATGGCTTCTATTGAGGCCAATATTTCTCTCCATAAAGAAGAATCTAAAGCTAGAGAGATTCCCCCACACAGTGTAGCTAAAACGCCTCTCTGTGATTCAcagagcaggaaagagaaagggaaaaaattgcaaaGTGAAACCCTGCATACTGCATCAATgcttcaggggaaaaaagttaCAAAAGAGAAATCCTCAAATTGTCAGCAGTCCATTAAATCAGGTCACAGTGGTTTGTCTAACCTCCCAGCCCACTCAGAAGAGAATGTTGAAAATTCCCAAATCATCAGAAGTTCTGGAGGATGTACAGATAGTGGTACAGCCATCACAGCTATCCAAAGTCCTCAGAAAGATACCACAGGCATCGCTATAGATGAGAGCTCCGATGGATTGCAGCCTAGGGCGGTCAGAGGGGAAATTAACACAGATTTCTCCCCAGAAACTGATAAACCACTTTCTGACTCAGAAAGTCAAGTCTTTGCTCTTACTCCAGCTTTGCATAAACTACAGCTTGACCAAGAGACTTATTCAGGAGAACAAGATTTAGACAGTAGTTTGCAGTCTGAACCCAGAGAACTACCTTCAAGAAGTCAGGAGGTAAATGTGGCAGAGAGCAAGGCTAAAGATGAAATGCAGAAGTTGGTGTGGGATCAACCTgcacttcctggaggaagtaataaaaataaaaccagcttGGATAAcctagaaaaggggaaaaacaaaccTTCAGTTAAACACAGATTGGCAGCCatgtctaaagcaagcagaaaatTTCCATCTAAAGATTTAAGCCCCAGAAGACATGTAGCTACTATCTTTCCCCAACATGGGGACAGTTCTGGCTTCAGCACTTTATCTCTTGGCACACCAGAGTGCAAACCACTGTCCCCTGAGCCTGCTTTAAAGTCCACAGAATCCGCAGGTGAAAGCAGGCTGAGTAATGATGAAATGAATGTGGAGAAATCTGAGAACCCTCTCCAGGTTACTGCAGCATCCAACAGAGAATCTTCTACACACTTAAGCACTCAGAAGTCTAACAGGATTTCACAGCCACATCAGAATGAGTTTCAAAATATCTCCAGATCACAAGCGATGTATGACAATTCTAAAGAAGTATCAGTACCTCAGATTTTGGAAAGGAAGTCAGGAACCTTGGTCCAGCCCACAATGATCAGCCTCAGGGAAGCAGACTTCCCTGACCAGCGGAGGAGGCTAGACCCTCCTTTTCAGTTGGAGCCTGAAGAGAAATCTGCAGTAAGCATCCCACTGACCAGTTGTCAGCAACAACAAAGAAGTGCTGCATCTCTGGAGTGGAAACCTGAGCCACACTCCTATCGTTCAAAGAGTTTAAAAAGCATCAATGTGCACGGTGATCTGTTACGCAAAAGTCATCCTGCAAAAGTCAGGGAGCGCCATTTTTCTGAAAACACTTCTATTGACGATGCCCTGAGTCGACTGACCCTTGGAAATGAATTGTCTAACAACAGTGAGTACAATCGAAGATTCAAATCCTTTTCTGAACTCACCTCCTGTGATGAAAATGAAAGTTGGGCTTTGTACAGAGACAGGACAAAAATGGGTCGCAGGTCGGCAACATCTATATCAAGACCTATGGACTATGGGATTTTTGGGAAAGAACAGCAGCTGGCTTTCTTGGAAAATGTAAAGAGGTCACTCACACAGGGGAGATTATGGAAACCAAGTTTTCTTAAAAACCCTGGCTTCCTGAAAGATGATATAATTAGCCCCCCTAACCCAACAGAGTCATCGAGTTCAAATCCTCCTAGTGATCAGATGCCAGGAGATGGCTTCTCTCTAAGTGCGCCACTAAATATCTATGTAGAGGATCCAGTAGACTCAGACTGTGACACAGACACAACCACAGATGACGAATATTACCTGGATGAAAATGACAAAGAGTCAGAGCTGTGA